The following are encoded in a window of Ensifer adhaerens genomic DNA:
- a CDS encoding efflux RND transporter periplasmic adaptor subunit encodes MVARKPVPSEAKLPANAAVSTKRGAVSVQTATVTLKDVPVVVHALGNVQAPDTVEVGARIASQITAIHIKDGQMVKAGDLLFTLDDRTIKAGLARDQAIVAKDTAQLADANTELERAKTLRDDKTGTQQSYDTALSLQQAAQGTLDADRATVDADQVALSLTEITAPIGGRLGAVQVALGDLVGQSGATSNNLVTITAIDPIDVTFRLPEERLQTFKDLIDRGTPPPVRARSSGTQTVIGEGVLDFIDSAVDTASGTIAMRATFPNTAQKLWPGQFVDVDIDQAQLHQAPVIPSVAVQPGQDGPFVFDVKDDNTVETRAVSVLADDGKEAAIGTGLAAGDRVIIEGQARLKSGDVVVAAGAADLAAD; translated from the coding sequence GTGGTGGCGCGCAAGCCCGTGCCGAGCGAAGCGAAATTGCCAGCCAACGCGGCCGTCAGCACCAAGCGTGGCGCCGTGTCCGTGCAGACGGCGACAGTGACGCTTAAAGATGTTCCCGTTGTCGTCCATGCCCTGGGCAACGTGCAGGCCCCCGATACCGTGGAAGTGGGCGCGCGCATTGCGAGCCAGATCACGGCCATCCACATCAAGGACGGGCAGATGGTCAAGGCGGGCGACCTGCTGTTCACGCTCGACGACCGCACGATAAAGGCCGGGCTTGCCCGTGACCAGGCGATCGTCGCCAAGGATACCGCGCAGCTTGCCGACGCCAACACGGAACTCGAGCGTGCCAAAACCTTGCGCGACGACAAGACCGGCACCCAGCAAAGCTATGACACCGCTCTCTCGCTTCAGCAGGCGGCGCAGGGGACCCTGGATGCCGATCGCGCCACCGTGGATGCCGATCAGGTCGCGCTGAGCCTGACCGAGATCACCGCGCCGATCGGTGGACGCCTGGGCGCCGTGCAGGTCGCGCTCGGAGATCTTGTCGGCCAATCGGGCGCGACATCGAACAATCTGGTGACGATCACGGCGATCGACCCGATCGACGTTACGTTCCGCCTGCCGGAAGAGCGCTTGCAGACGTTCAAGGATCTGATTGATCGCGGGACGCCTCCACCGGTTCGTGCCAGGTCGAGCGGCACGCAAACAGTGATCGGCGAAGGCGTACTCGATTTCATCGATTCTGCCGTCGATACCGCATCCGGCACCATCGCCATGCGCGCGACCTTCCCCAATACCGCTCAGAAGCTCTGGCCGGGCCAGTTCGTGGATGTCGATATCGATCAGGCGCAACTGCATCAGGCGCCTGTTATCCCGAGCGTTGCGGTCCAGCCCGGGCAGGACGGCCCGTTCGTCTTTGATGTGAAGGATGACAACACGGTCGAGACCCGCGCCGTGTCCGTGCTGGCCGACGACGGCAAGGAGGCCGCCATCGGCACGGGCCTTGCCGCCGGTGACCGGGTCATCATCGAAGGACAGGCGCGGCTGAAGTCGGGTGATGTCGTTGTCGCTGCAGGCGCGGCCGATCTGGCCGCGGATTAG
- a CDS encoding efflux RND transporter permease subunit has translation MPLSEFSIRRPIATVLLSVALILAGVFSYLVLPIAALPRTDFPVINVSASLPGASPETMSTSVAIPLIKQFATIAGIDTISTTNALGSTSISIEFVLGRNIDAAAADVQAAITRTLRLLPQDMPAPPSYRKINPADAPVLLLALKSSTVPLTALDAIAQQVISPTLSVLDGVAEVSIFGSQQYAVRIQMHPDALAARGISVDQLRTAVAAANDNSPLGTAQTSDRQAAIVADTQRMNAASFADIIVKSVDGRTVRLGDVATVIDSVANNQTASWHDGSRAIILAIQRQPDANTVEVVDRVQALLPSLRQSLPAAASIETLSDRSMSIRGAVHDVQFTLILTVGLVILVIFAFVRRLWATLIPALAVPISIIATFAAMYPLGFSIDNISLMALTLSVGLVVDDAIVMLENIVRHMEEDGIDAFSAALIGSREIGFTIIAISLSLVAVFIPVLLMGGVIGRILNEFAIVVTVAILASAFVSLTLTPMLAARLPVRADGAEKARWLRQLDLVFERGFDGLLRAYERLLSLCIKARALVFLLFLFTVVITGYQIATIPKGFFPQEDIGQLQVTTQARQDISFAAMSKLQSNVEAVFASSPYVAHVASTIGSGGASSALNSGRLFVELKPKTERPPLETVLADLRRKLAAIPGIQAFMSPVQNLSFGSRASASQYQLVLQSLDQPLMNEWAQKLHDAMSADRTFFTDVNSDLQINAPQTRLVVDLDKAATLGVNASELRTTLYGSFGTEQISTIYTAGDSYEVILELDPSMQWSADKFDELRVGSANGGLVPLGAFARVETVSGPLTVNQLGQLPAVTLSFNLPAKVALGDALAEIDRLKAEIGMPSEVTTRNYGTTQLFEDAAANQGLLVLAAILTIYLVLGILYESLIHPLTVLSGLPSAISGALLAIYFGGFDLSIIAIVGVLMLIGIVKKNAIMMIDVALTLQRAGSPAAEAIHKACVMRFRPIMMTSVAAIMSTLPIAIGSGASAELRQPLGVAVVGGLLVSQLVTLFVTPVIYLYMEDFMRVASRLVRQGLQITRGERPTAVDDQPGHG, from the coding sequence ATGCCGCTGTCCGAGTTCAGTATCCGCCGCCCGATCGCGACCGTATTGTTATCGGTCGCGCTCATCCTGGCCGGCGTTTTCAGCTATCTCGTCCTGCCGATTGCCGCGCTTCCGCGAACGGATTTCCCGGTCATCAACGTTTCTGCCTCGTTGCCCGGCGCCTCGCCCGAGACCATGTCGACGTCGGTCGCCATTCCGCTGATCAAGCAGTTCGCCACCATCGCCGGGATCGACACGATCTCGACGACGAATGCACTCGGCTCGACATCGATTTCAATCGAGTTCGTGCTCGGGCGCAACATCGATGCCGCCGCCGCCGACGTGCAGGCAGCTATCACCAGGACGCTCAGGCTGCTGCCACAGGACATGCCGGCGCCGCCAAGTTACCGGAAGATCAACCCGGCGGATGCACCGGTCTTGCTCCTGGCGCTGAAGAGCAGCACCGTGCCGCTCACCGCCCTCGACGCCATCGCGCAGCAGGTGATTTCGCCCACGCTTTCGGTGCTCGACGGGGTGGCGGAAGTGTCCATCTTCGGCAGCCAGCAATATGCCGTGCGCATTCAGATGCATCCTGACGCGCTTGCCGCGCGCGGCATTTCCGTCGACCAGTTGAGGACGGCGGTCGCGGCGGCGAACGACAATTCGCCTCTCGGCACCGCGCAGACCAGCGATCGTCAGGCGGCGATCGTTGCGGACACGCAGCGCATGAATGCCGCCAGTTTCGCGGATATCATCGTCAAAAGCGTCGACGGCAGGACCGTGCGGCTCGGTGACGTCGCGACGGTGATCGATTCCGTTGCCAACAACCAGACGGCAAGCTGGCACGACGGTTCGCGGGCGATCATCCTGGCCATCCAGCGGCAGCCGGATGCAAATACTGTTGAAGTCGTCGACCGGGTGCAGGCGCTTCTGCCGTCGCTTCGCCAGTCGCTTCCGGCCGCAGCCTCGATCGAAACGCTCAGCGACCGCTCCATGTCGATCCGCGGGGCGGTGCACGACGTCCAGTTCACCCTGATCCTCACCGTCGGCCTCGTGATCCTCGTCATCTTCGCCTTCGTTCGCCGCCTCTGGGCGACGCTTATTCCAGCGCTTGCCGTTCCGATCTCGATCATCGCCACCTTCGCGGCGATGTATCCGCTTGGCTTTTCGATCGACAATATCTCGCTGATGGCGCTCACGCTTTCCGTCGGGCTGGTGGTGGATGACGCCATCGTCATGCTGGAAAATATCGTGCGGCACATGGAAGAGGACGGCATCGATGCCTTCTCGGCGGCGCTCATCGGTTCGCGTGAGATCGGCTTTACGATCATCGCGATTTCGCTGTCGCTCGTCGCGGTCTTCATTCCCGTCTTGCTGATGGGCGGCGTGATCGGCCGCATTCTCAACGAATTTGCGATCGTCGTCACCGTTGCCATCCTCGCTTCCGCCTTCGTTTCCCTTACCCTGACGCCGATGCTTGCAGCGCGGCTTCCGGTGAGGGCGGATGGAGCAGAGAAAGCGCGCTGGCTGCGGCAGCTGGATCTTGTATTCGAACGAGGTTTCGACGGGCTTCTGCGCGCCTATGAGCGGCTGCTATCGCTCTGCATAAAGGCGCGCGCGCTGGTGTTTCTGCTTTTCCTGTTTACCGTCGTGATCACGGGCTACCAGATCGCCACGATCCCGAAGGGGTTCTTCCCGCAGGAGGACATCGGCCAGTTGCAGGTTACGACCCAGGCGCGCCAGGACATTTCCTTCGCCGCCATGTCGAAGCTCCAGTCCAATGTGGAGGCGGTGTTTGCCAGTTCACCCTACGTCGCCCATGTCGCAAGCACGATCGGCTCGGGCGGCGCGTCGAGCGCGCTCAACTCCGGTCGGCTTTTCGTCGAGCTAAAGCCCAAGACCGAGCGTCCGCCGCTTGAAACCGTCCTTGCGGATTTGCGCCGGAAGCTGGCGGCGATCCCCGGTATCCAGGCCTTCATGTCGCCGGTCCAGAACCTCTCGTTCGGATCGCGCGCGTCGGCCAGCCAGTACCAGCTGGTGCTCCAGAGCCTCGATCAGCCGTTGATGAACGAATGGGCGCAGAAGCTCCATGATGCGATGAGCGCGGATCGGACCTTCTTTACCGACGTCAACAGCGACCTTCAGATCAACGCTCCACAAACACGCCTCGTGGTCGACCTCGACAAGGCGGCAACGCTCGGGGTCAACGCGAGCGAACTGCGCACCACGCTCTATGGCAGTTTCGGTACCGAGCAGATCTCGACGATCTACACGGCGGGCGACAGCTACGAAGTGATCCTGGAACTCGATCCCTCGATGCAATGGTCAGCCGACAAGTTCGACGAACTGCGTGTCGGCAGTGCCAATGGCGGCCTTGTTCCGCTCGGGGCCTTCGCCCGGGTCGAGACCGTATCCGGACCGCTCACCGTCAACCAGCTCGGCCAGCTGCCAGCGGTCACGCTTTCCTTCAACCTGCCGGCCAAGGTCGCCCTCGGTGACGCCCTTGCGGAGATCGACCGCCTCAAGGCAGAAATCGGCATGCCGTCTGAGGTGACGACCCGCAATTACGGCACCACGCAGTTATTCGAAGACGCCGCCGCCAACCAGGGTCTGCTGGTGCTGGCGGCTATCCTCACGATCTACCTCGTGCTCGGTATTCTCTATGAAAGCCTGATCCATCCATTGACCGTGCTTTCCGGTCTGCCGTCAGCCATATCCGGGGCGTTGCTTGCCATCTATTTCGGCGGTTTCGACCTCTCGATCATCGCTATTGTCGGCGTGCTAATGCTGATCGGTATCGTCAAGAAGAACGCCATCATGATGATCGACGTTGCGCTGACGCTGCAGCGCGCCGGTTCGCCGGCCGCCGAGGCCATCCATAAGGCTTGTGTCATGCGCTTCCGCCCGATCATGATGACCTCGGTTGCTGCGATCATGAGCACGCTGCCGATCGCGATCGGCAGCGGCGCCAGCGCAGAACTGCGCC